The sequence below is a genomic window from Longimicrobium sp..
GTACGAGTCGGCGGGGTACGGCGTTTCCGTGCGGTTCCACTCCTCCACCACCAGGCGGCGCTCCTCGTCCGACACCAGCGTCAGCCGGTCCACCGGCCGGGTCTCGTCCGCCGCCATCCCCGCGAGCATCCGGCGCAGGTATCCCGCGTAGCGCTCCACCGTCTCGCGGTCGAACAGCGCCGTCGCGAACACCACCTGGCCCGCGACCCCGCCGTTCTCCTCCCCGAGTTCGAGCGACAGGTCGAGCCCACCCGTCGAGCACCGCTCCGAAGCAGCCACCGCACCGGGCTCCAGGCCGGGCAGCTCCGGGTCGCTCGCGGGTGCGTCCCGCCACACGAACGCCGCACGGAAAAGCGGCGTGGCGGAAGCGGCGCCGTCCGGCTGCACGAGCTCCACCACCCGCTGAAAGGCAAGGTCCTGGTTCCGCAACGCACCCCGCACCCGCGCCTCCACCCGGCCCAGCAGCTCCGCGGCCGTGGGCGAGCCCGACAGGTCCACCCGCACCGGCAGCGCATTCCCGGAGCACCCGATCACCAGGTCCGTCTGCCCCGAGAGCCGGCCCAGCACCGCGGCCCACCCCGCCAGCAGGACCGTGGAGATGTGCGAGCTGTGACGCATTCCGAGCGCTTCCAGGGCCGCAGCCAGCTCCTCGTCCAGTTCCAGCCGGACGATGGCCCCGGTGGGGTCCGGCTGCGCGGGGCGCGGGCGGTCCGCAGTCAGTTCCAGCGGCTCCGGGGCGTCAGCCAGCGTCTCCTGCCAGTACTCTGCCTGCTCCCGCAGCAGCTCGTCGCCGATCGCCGGCAGTTCCGCCCGGACCGCGCTCGCCGTCACCGCCGGTGATGTGGAGGAGGCCCGACCAGGAAGCACGTGCATAGACTGTATTCCTCTAGAAAAATCTCGCCTGAGACGTGAAGCTGGCGGGCCATCCGCCCCCGCAGGGTCCCTCGACGCGCCACCTCGCGTGACGACCCCCGACCCTCGCTTACCGGCCCTGCCGGAAACACAGACAGGCTCCCACGGTACCGCCTCGATCACCGAGGCGGGGGAGGCAGTCCGAGAACCTCTGGCGGCACAGCCGTTGGTCGGGAGGACGAGAACTACGCGATGTTCCAAAAACGTGGGGAAAAGAACGATAACCCGGGCGCGCCCGTGCCGTCAACCGTTCCCGTCAGGTTTAGCGGCAATCATCAAGCTCTTTTCTGACGTTTCTGTCGGAAAGGAGCGTGCGGGGAAATCGATCGATCGACGTGGGATCGAGGAACTGAAATCTCTACTTTTGACATAGAGATGCGCACCGGATGAGACAGCATGATGTGGAGGGGCATGCGCCGGTGAGGGATCGTCGTTGGCGACGCTCCACACGCGCGCTCGGGTGGCTCGCCCGTTACCGCTCGACGGGGCATGCCGGTGGGCGTACGCGTCCAGCGAGGACACATAATCCTCATGTGAAGCCCGGCCGGTGTCGATGGCGACGCCCCCGCCAACCTCACCCGTGCGCCGGCGGGGCGGATCCATGCCCCGGCGCGCCCTCAGAGCGACGCCAGTTCCAGGCGCGGGGGGGGAGCGCCCATCACCTGGGCGTAGTCGCGGCGGCCCCAGCGGAAGTACGACCACGGCTCGTCGCCGTCGTGGGGGCGGTCCCACTCCACCGGCCCGGCGGGGGGCGCGTCCAGCCGCAGCCCCTTCTCCTGCAGCCAGGCATCGTCGTAGACCGTGTCCTGGTAGCGGTAGCCCTCGTCCGGAAGGATCACGGCCGTGAGCGCGTCGGGGTTGTTCCGGGCGTACCAGTCGGCCACCAGGAACGCCGCGCCGCTGGTGGGGCCCATGAACACCGCGTGCTCCGCGTGCAGCCGGCGGGTGGCTTGGTAGGCCTCGGCGGCGCCCACCCAGTGCACCAGGTCCACCGCCGCGTGGTCCACGTTGGCGGGCACCAGGCTGTTCCCCAGCCCCTTCAACGTGCGCCGGCCCTCGGACAGGCCAAAGATGACGCTGTGGTGGGTGTCCACCGCCACCACGTTCAGTTCGGGGGAAAGGAGGCGGAGGAACGACGCGGTGCCACAGAGCGAGCCGCCGGAGCCCACCGGACCCACCAGGCAGTCCACCGTGCCGGCCGCGTGGGCGAGCTGCTCGGCGCAGGGAGCGAAGCTGGCCGGGTTCTGGGGGTTGGTGTACTGGCGGGGGCAGAACGCGTCCGGGTTCTCCGCCAGGATCCGTTCCAGGAGCTCGAGCCGGGCGATCTGAAAGGCCCCGGACGGGCCCGGGTCGCGCACGATGTGGACGGTGGCCCCCAGGTCCTCCAGCCGGCGCCGCAGCGGCGGCTCAATGGAGGGGTCGCTCACCAGCTGCACCGGGTGCCCGTGCAGCCGGGCCACCATGGCCAGCGACAGCCCGAACGTCCCCGAGCTGGTCTCGGCGATCAACGCGCCCGGCCGCAGCTTGCCCTCTTCGCGCGCCCTGCTGACGATGAAGCGTGCGGGGAGCAGCTTCGACAGCGTGAACACGAGCCCCACCAGGTTCGGACGCAGCCACACCAGCCGGGGAAGCACCAGCGCGTCCACCACGTTGGCGTTGATCACGGGACCGCTCACGATCTCTCCTTCGTCATCGGGAAAATGGCCGGGGCTCGTTCGCCGGCGGTGGTGTGGAGGATGTCCGGCCAGCAAGCACGTCCACAGCCTGCTTTCCCACGAAAAAACTCGCCCGAGACAACAACCGTGGGGTCCCCTGTGCCCGGCGGGACCCCGGGTCCTTGCCGGTTCACATCCCCTTCCGGCGTGAACCGTACGCGCCAGGGGGCGAACGTTGGGCGCGCCCGGGCGCGAAACGTTCGACGAGACGGGAAAACGTTGTTTGTCGGTCTGGAAAAAATATTATTCCCCGCCTCAAAACGCAACCCGATTGCACAAAAACGCCCTTTTCCACCGATGGCCCAAAAGGGCGTCGCCGGAGACGTCCCGGCGCCGGATCGTCGCCTTCGGAACGACAGCGGCGGGCGCTGGCCGCCTCGTGCATTTCCGCCGCTCGTCTCACGCGAAGAGGCACGGAGAGACTCACTCTCCGTGCCTCTCCGTCCTTGTGAGGCGCACCTTCACGCCAAACGGCTCGCGGACCCCTGGCGTGCGGCGCTCAGGGCGCCGCGGCCCGAAGGGCACGGCCCAGGCGGGCGATGCCTTCCTCGATCGCTTCCGGCGTGCTGTGGGAGAAGTTGAGGCGCATGCAGTTGCTGGCGGTGCGGCTGCCGTCGGCGGCAAAGGCGTGGCCGGGGACGAAGACCACGCCCTCCTGCTCGATGGCCACCCGCAGCACCTCGCCCGCGTCGGTCCCCTCCGGCAGCTCCACCCAGATGAACACGCCCGCGGCGGGCTTCCGCCAGCGGGTGCCGGCGGGAAAGTGCTGGGTCAGCGCGGCCAGCATGGTGTCGCGGCGCAGGCGGTACTCGCGCCGCAGCATGGCCAGGTGCGCGGGGAGGTGGCCGCCGTCGAAGAAGCGCGCCGCCCCGCGCTGGGCCAGCGTGGCGGTGTTGATGTCGCTGGCCTCCTTGCCGATGGCCAGCAGCCGCACCAGCTCCTGCGGCACGATGATCCACCCCAGCCGCAGCGCGGGCGCCAGCACCTTGCTGAACGAGCCCACGTAGAACACCCACTCCCGCTCCAGCGCCCGCAGCGGATGGGCCGGCGGGCCGTCGTACGCAAGAAAGCCGTACGGGTCGTCCTCCACCACCGGCACCCCGTAGCGGCGCGCGATCTCCACCAGCCGCACGCGCTTTTCCGCCGACATGCTCACCGCCAGCGGGTTGTGCCCGTCGGGAACGGTGTAGATGAAGGCCGGGCGCGCGCCGCCCGCCAGCAGCGCCTCCACCGCGTCCACGTCCATCCCCGTGTCCAGGTCCGTGGGCACGGTGAGAATGCGCGGGGCGAACGGCTCCACCGCCTGCTGAAAGCCCGTGTAGCACAGGGTGTCGGTGATGATCTCGCCGCCCGGCTCCAGCAGCAGGCGCGCCAGCAGGCTGATCCCCTGCTGCGCGCCCGTGGTCAGGAACACCTGCTCCGGCGCGCACGCCACCCCGCGCTGCGCCATGAGCGCCGCCACGTGCGCCTGCAGCGGCGCGCTGGGCGGGGAGTACTGCAGCGCGCGCGGGTCCTCGGCCAGCACGGCCGCCGCGGCGCGGCCGTACTCCTCCGAGGGAAAGAACTCCGGCGCGGGAAGGCCCAGGGCAAAGGAGATGGTCCCCGGGCGCGTGCCCACCGACAGCATGGTCTGCAGCGCCGACGTTCCCGAGGCGCGGGCCCACCCCGCCAGCCGCAGGGCGGCGGGGGCAAGAGTGGTGTCGGCCATCAGATGTTGCCGCGCAGTTCCTGCTCGCGCTCCACCGCCTCGAACAGCGCCTTGATGTTCCCCGACCCGAAGCCCTTGGCGCCCTGCCGCTCGATGATCTCCAGGAACATGGTCGGGCGGGAGGTGACCGGCTCGCTGAAGATCTGCAGGAGCCGCCCGTCGTCGTCGGAGTCCACCAGGATCCCCAGCTCCTTCAGCGCCCCCATCACCGCCGGGGCCACCTCTCCCACCCGCGCCTCCAGCATGTCGTAGTAGCTGCCGGGAACGCGCAGAAAGTGCACGCCGTTGTCGCGGATGGCGCGCACCGTGGCCACCGCGTCGTCCGTCAGAAACGCAACGTGCTGCGCGCCCGCGCCGTGGTTGAAGTTCAGGTACTCCTGCACCTGCGACTTGCCGCCGTTCACCGCCGGCTCCTGGATGGGGAACTTGATCTTGCCCGACGCGTCCTCGACCACCTTGCTGTTCATTGCGCTGTTCTTGGTCCACACCATCTCGTGGTGCGACTGGTGGAACCCCAGCACGTCCTTGTAGAAGGCGATCCAGTTGTCCAGCCCGCCCTGCTCCATGCTCACGGCCACGTGGTCCACCTCCGTGAGCCCGGTGGAGACCGTGTGCGGCGCGTCGTGAATGGGCTCGAAGCCGGGAAGGAACTGCCCCGTGTAGTCCTGGCGCTCCACCAGCGAATGCACGCCCTCGCCGGGGCCGCCGATCGTGGCACGCACCACCCGTCCCTCGCTGCTCTGCAGCACCTGCGGCTCGGACACGGGCACCGCGCCCCGGGTGACGGCGGTGCGATACGCGCTCTCGACGTCCGCCACCCGGAACGCCACGTCCTTCACCCCGTCGCCGTGCACCGCGACGTGCTGGGTGATGGGCGAGTCGGGGTGCAGGCCGCTGGTGAGCACCAGGCGGATCTCGCCCTGCTCCACGACGATCGAGAGCCGGTCGCGCACGCCGGTTTCCAGCCCCGCTCGCGCCACGGGGCGGAACCCGAACATGGTGCGATAGAAGTGCGCCGCCTGGTAGGCGTTGCCCACGTACAGCTCCACGTGGTCGATGCCCTCCAGCTGCAGCGCACTCTGGTTGAGGACTTCCGGCTCGAGCGTTGCCATACCGACTCCGTTGGTAGGTAGATGTAGAGTGTGCGCCGCGAGGAGGCTCGCCTCCGCCGCGGCGCCGTCGCACGGCGGGTCCGGGTGAGTCCTCGCGGAAAACGTTTGCACGGACCGGCGTGCCGCGATTCCGGCGGAGGGATCGGCGCGCCGTGGCGATGGGAAATTGTCCTCACCTGATCCGCCAGAATCCGTGACATCCCTACTCTAACCCATTCGTTTCTCCCGTGTCAACCCGCCGCTTCCGGCGGCGGACCGCGGGCGAGCCGATCGCCCTGGAATTCCGCTGCCGCGGGCGCTTTCGAGCCCCGTGGGCCTGGCCGGCCGGAAGCGCCCGCGTCCCCGGCAGGAACGTGTCGGGACCGGCGTACGCGGCGATCCAGGCAGGGTCCAGGCTGCCGGCCCCGGCCGGAAAACATCCCCTTTGGGGACGCCGCGGAACCCGTGATCCTCGGTTCCGGCCGGTAAGCGGTTGACGAATGATCAACCCTCCTGTAACTCATTAGCTGTCCCGGAAAGCAATTCCACCTTGCTCCACCCCCTTTTCGCCGCTCCCGCGTCTCCGGCGGACGTGTGCGCGGGCCGATCCGCGCTCCGGCTCGCCAGGCGCTCCGGAGGGGCGGTGGGGACCGGAGAGAACGAGAGTGAACGTGACCGCAGTGCCGAAGATCCCGCCCGCGACGGCGGAGAAGACGTTCGAGCCCGCGCTGCTGCGCGAGTTCACCTGCCGCGTGCTGCAGACGTTCGGGGTGCCGGCAGAGGACGCGGAGCTGGCGGCGGGGGTGCTGAGCAGCGCGGACCTGCGCGGCATCGACACGCACGGGGTAGCCCGGCTGCCGCAGTACGTGGAGATGCTCGCGCAGGAGCGCATCAACCCACGCCCGCGCATCCGCACGGTGCGGGAAACGCCCGCCACGGCCACGGTGGACGGAGACAACGGGCTGGGGCTGGTGGTGGGCCCGCGCGCCAACGAGCTGGCGATGGAAAAGGCGGAGCGGGTGGGGACCGGCTGGGTGGCCGTGGGGAACAGCAATCACTTCGGGGCGGGCGACTACTACCCGCTGCAGGCGCTGCCTCGGGGCCTGATCGGCTGGGCGATGACCAACTCCCCGCCGCAGGTGGCGCCGCTGTGGGGCGCCGAAAAGATGCTGGGAACCAACCCCCTGGCCATCGCGTTCCCCGCGCTGGAAGAGCCGCCGGTGGTCATCGACCTCACCACCAGCGCATTCGCCTTCGGCAAGGTGGAGCACGCGGCGCGCCAGGGAACCTCCATCCCCGAAGGGTGCGCCATCGACCGCGACGGCCGGATGACCACCGATCCGCATGAAATGCTGAACGGAGGCGCGCTCCTTCCGCTGGGGTCCGACCGCGAGCGCGGCGCGCACAAGGGGTACTGCCTGGGGGCGATGGTGGACCTGCTCTGCGGACCCCTGGGAGGTGCCAGCTGGGGGCCCTTCGCGCCGCCCTTCCCCGCGCACCTGCCGCCGCCGCCACGGACCGTGGGCAAGGGGGTGGGGCACCTGTTCGGCGCGTTCCAGGTGGCCGCCTTCGCCGATCCGGAGGAGTTCGGACGCCAGGTGGACGACTGGATCCGCACGCTCCGGGCGACGCGGCCGGCGGAGGGCACCTCGGGCCCCATGATCCCCGGCGATCCCAGCCGCCGCACGGAACAGCTGCGGCGGCGCGAGGGGATCCCCCTCATTCCGGCGGTGGTGGAGGCGCTGGAGCGCGTCGCCCGGCAGACCGGCGTCCCCTTGGGCTGAGGGGCAGGCCGCACGAAGCCGCGGGCGACTCGCGCGCGCGAGGAAGCCCCGACGGGCCCCGGCGTGGATCTCACCGCAGGCCGCCCCCATCCAGCGCCGCGTCCATCCGGGGCGCCAGGGCTGCCGCGAACCGGGTGGACAGGTGGTCGGTGTCGCGAAAGCGGATCACTCCGTCCACGTACACGCGGCAGACGCGCGGGCCGCAGATGGCGGGGGTCATGTCGATGTAGGAAACACCCTGCAACCCGGCGATCGCTTCCCGCTCGGCCCGGGCCAGCCGATGGTCCACGGCACGCGCGGCGGGCACGTCGCACTGCTCCGGACGGTCCAGGTGCCGCGCGATGCAGTCGGGCACGTCGAAGCCGGGCAGCGGCGTGTCCTGCACCACCACCACCCGGGCGCCGGACGGCAGCACCTGCTCGACCGTATGCCGCAGCCCGGCCGCCCAGCGCCTTCGGCCGTCGCCGGTGCTGTCCGCGGCCAGGTAGCGGTCCCCGCCCACGTGGATGGTTCGGTCGCGGCTGCTGCTGAGAACCACCACGTGCGGCCGCTGGCTGGCGATCCAGCGCAGCGCGGCCGCGCGCCACGCGTCGCAGTCGCGGTTGCCGGAAAGCGGCGCCACCCGGAGCAGCACCGTTACCGACGGGGCCGTGCAGCCGCCCCGGGTCACCATCAGGAGCCGCCAGCCGCGCCGCTCCGCCACCGGTATGAAGGCGGGGAGCCAGTGGCCGACGTGCGAATCGCCGAACAGGACCAGGAGGGGACCGTCACCCGCGCCCGTTCCGCACTCCCTCGCCAGGACGGGAGCGTTCAGCACTTTGCACCCGAGCGCTTCCCGGTCCGGCTTTCGCCCCGCCTCGCGCACGGCCGCCATGCGGGGGGAGCGGTAGGCGCGTTCCGCCAGGGCGCCCGCGGCGCAGGCAGCACCGGAGAGGATCACCGTAAGCAGCGCCGCACCCACGATCGCCAGCCCCGGGCGGCGCTGGAACGCTCCGTGGTAGCGGACCGGGTTCTCGACCAGGGCGTAGGTGAGCGCCGCCGGGAGGAGCGCCGCCGCCGCGACCGCCAGACGCAGGCCCGCGGAGGCGGCCGGCACTTCCAGTTCCAGGAACACCAGCGCGGGCCAGTGCCACAGATACCATGAGTACGACAGGCGTCCGAGCAGCCGGAACGAGGGGCGTGCCAGCACCCGCGACACCCGGGGCGGCGATCCGGTGCCGCCCGCCAGGATGATCGCCACCGTAGCGAGCACGGGCAGAAGAGTGGCCGTCCCGGGGTGCGAGAGCGAGGTGCCGCCGGGATCCAGCAGCATCGCCCCGATCAGACCGGCGGCGCCCAGGCCGGCGACGACCTCCCACCTCCGCGCGCCGCGGCTCCGGCCGCCGACGGCCAGGGCACACAGCGCCCCGGCCCCGAACTCCCAGGCGCGCGTGGGAAGGAGGTAGAACGCCCATGCCGGCGCCTCGCGGGCCGCTGCCAAACACAGTCCGAAGGACACGATCGTGCCCGCGCCCACCACGACGGCGAAGCGGCGGCGAAGCCCCGCGGCCCCGCCCCGCATCACCAGGAAGAGCACCAGTGGCGCGAACAGCAGGTAGAACTGCTCTTCCACGCCCAGCGACCAGGTGTGCAGCAGCGGATCGCGCCCGCTCTCCGCGCCAAAGTACAGCCGGCTGCGCAGGGCGAAGAGGATGTTGGAGGCGTACAGCGAGGCCGCGACGGCGCTCTGGGCGTGCGGCATGCGCTCCGTGGGCGAAGCGAGCACAGCATCGACGGCCAGGACGGCCAGGATGAGCACGGCCGCCGCGGGAAGCAGCCGCCGCGCCCGCCGCGCCCAGAACGCGCGGAGAGAGATCGTCCCGGTCGCCGCCTCGCTGAGGAGGATGCCGGAGATCAGGAACCCGGAAAGGACGAAGAACACGTCGACGCCCAGGTAGCCCGCGGGCACGTTCGGCACGCCTGCATGGTACAGCACCACGGCCAGGATGGCGATGGCCCGCAGCCCCTCGATGTCTGGCCGGAACCGCCACTCGCCGCGCGAGTGATGCCCGCCGTTCGGAGCCGGCTCAGCCACGGGTGCGCCACGGGGCAACGGGATGCGTTCTTTCGGAGGTCACGAGCTGGGGGCGCGCACGGTTCGCGAGACGATCAAGGCGCCGGAACGAGGTGGACCTCGACGGTAGCCTGAGCCAGCGCAGGGGAGGCGATGAGGAGGAGCGCCCAAGGGAGCACTGCCGTAATACGACGCCTCAGGAAACATACCGGCGGAAGAGCAGGGCGGGAAGGTACTGTAACCGATGTCTACGGCTCACCCGTATGTCCAGGAATTGCAACACTGCCCATCGGCATTCATTCAGGGTGCGGGCATTTCAGCGAAGTACCTTGCCGCACGGAACAGGTACGGCGGCGGGAGGGGATCCCCGTCATCCGGCCGGTGGTGGAGGCGCTGGAGCGCGTCGCCCGGCAGACGGGCGTCCCCCTCGGCTGAGGGGCAGGTGCCAGGAAGCCGCGTGCGCACGGGCGGCGCGCGGTCGCGGCGGTCTACGCCGGGCGTAGGACGCTTCCTGGGAGATGTGTCGACTTTCCCGTTTCTTGATCCCACTCTCGACGGGACACCGAACGCTGCAACCGGCATGGCCGGGCGCAGCAACCCACGAAGCGCACAGGAGAACAGAAATGTAACCAGATGGCGTCAATGTATTCTGCGCCGCCGGTACGCTGATCCTGCACTCTGCTTTCCAGAGATGGGGGCATGCAACAGCTAGACCCCACCTTCAACGACGTAAATGTTGACTTGTGAAGTGGCGGAGAACATTATTGTCGACGCACCATTTTCTAGCGGGCCCATCTTTCATGAAAGGCAAGGGACGCATGTCGTACGACGCGGGAACGTCAGCCACTTTGACCGCCGAGGACGAGAGATACCTCGAAACCTGGAGGCAGGTCGGCCAACCGACGGAGCACCACAAGCGGCTGTCGGCCCTCGAGGGGGAGTGGGAGTTCGTGACGAGGTGGTACCGCGATGCCGGCGCCGAGCCGCGCGAGTCGCGGGGGACGACGACGGTCCGCTCGGTGTTCGGCGGCAGGTTCCTGGAAGAGCAGGCCCGGGGCACGCTCCTGGACCGCGAGGACTACGAGGGCCGCACCATCATCGGCTACGACTACCGCAGGAGGAAGTTCTTCACCGCCTACTACGACAACTTCCAGACGGCGCTCATCGTCTCCGAGGGCGACTGGCCGGAAGGCTCGCAGACGCTGAATCTGCGGAGCAGCCATCACGTCGACACGCTGACGGGCACGCATGACGGCGAAGGCGCCGACGTGACCATCCAGATCACCGGGCGCAATCGGCGCACCCTCCAGATCCTGGAGTGGACCCCGGACGGACACCAGCAGTACGTGGCCACCGAGATCGAGTACACCCGGGTCGGCGACGCCAGCTCGTAGCGAAACGCTTCCCCCTCCGGAGGTCCGACGCTGTCCGGACCTCCGGAGGGGGAGCCCAGGCGCTGAAGGCCTGCTCGAGAAGTACCAGACCGTCAATCCCCGCGCCGCCCGGCGGATCGTTCCCGACCGCCACGGCCGTCCCCACATCGAAAAACACCCCGGTGTCTCCGCGGTTCAGCCTTTCCCACGACGACGGCGTGATTCTCCCCGACGTGGCGCGCGGCGTCGGCGTCGAGGACGTGGCGAGCGATGCCCCGCTTCCCGGGGAGGCGGCA
It includes:
- a CDS encoding condensation domain-containing protein; protein product: MTASAVRAELPAIGDELLREQAEYWQETLADAPEPLELTADRPRPAQPDPTGAIVRLELDEELAAALEALGMRHSSHISTVLLAGWAAVLGRLSGQTDLVIGCSGNALPVRVDLSGSPTAAELLGRVEARVRGALRNQDLAFQRVVELVQPDGAASATPLFRAAFVWRDAPASDPELPGLEPGAVAASERCSTGGLDLSLELGEENGGVAGQVVFATALFDRETVERYAGYLRRMLAGMAADETRPVDRLTLVSDEERRLVVEEWNRTETPYPADSY
- a CDS encoding cysteine synthase family protein; its protein translation is MSGPVINANVVDALVLPRLVWLRPNLVGLVFTLSKLLPARFIVSRAREEGKLRPGALIAETSSGTFGLSLAMVARLHGHPVQLVSDPSIEPPLRRRLEDLGATVHIVRDPGPSGAFQIARLELLERILAENPDAFCPRQYTNPQNPASFAPCAEQLAHAAGTVDCLVGPVGSGGSLCGTASFLRLLSPELNVVAVDTHHSVIFGLSEGRRTLKGLGNSLVPANVDHAAVDLVHWVGAAEAYQATRRLHAEHAVFMGPTSGAAFLVADWYARNNPDALTAVILPDEGYRYQDTVYDDAWLQEKGLRLDAPPAGPVEWDRPHDGDEPWSYFRWGRRDYAQVMGAPPPRLELASL
- a CDS encoding PLP-dependent aminotransferase family protein, yielding MADTTLAPAALRLAGWARASGTSALQTMLSVGTRPGTISFALGLPAPEFFPSEEYGRAAAAVLAEDPRALQYSPPSAPLQAHVAALMAQRGVACAPEQVFLTTGAQQGISLLARLLLEPGGEIITDTLCYTGFQQAVEPFAPRILTVPTDLDTGMDVDAVEALLAGGARPAFIYTVPDGHNPLAVSMSAEKRVRLVEIARRYGVPVVEDDPYGFLAYDGPPAHPLRALEREWVFYVGSFSKVLAPALRLGWIIVPQELVRLLAIGKEASDINTATLAQRGAARFFDGGHLPAHLAMLRREYRLRRDTMLAALTQHFPAGTRWRKPAAGVFIWVELPEGTDAGEVLRVAIEQEGVVFVPGHAFAADGSRTASNCMRLNFSHSTPEAIEEGIARLGRALRAAAP
- the hppD gene encoding 4-hydroxyphenylpyruvate dioxygenase, giving the protein MATLEPEVLNQSALQLEGIDHVELYVGNAYQAAHFYRTMFGFRPVARAGLETGVRDRLSIVVEQGEIRLVLTSGLHPDSPITQHVAVHGDGVKDVAFRVADVESAYRTAVTRGAVPVSEPQVLQSSEGRVVRATIGGPGEGVHSLVERQDYTGQFLPGFEPIHDAPHTVSTGLTEVDHVAVSMEQGGLDNWIAFYKDVLGFHQSHHEMVWTKNSAMNSKVVEDASGKIKFPIQEPAVNGGKSQVQEYLNFNHGAGAQHVAFLTDDAVATVRAIRDNGVHFLRVPGSYYDMLEARVGEVAPAVMGALKELGILVDSDDDGRLLQIFSEPVTSRPTMFLEIIERQGAKGFGSGNIKALFEAVEREQELRGNI
- a CDS encoding Ldh family oxidoreductase, with the translated sequence MNVTAVPKIPPATAEKTFEPALLREFTCRVLQTFGVPAEDAELAAGVLSSADLRGIDTHGVARLPQYVEMLAQERINPRPRIRTVRETPATATVDGDNGLGLVVGPRANELAMEKAERVGTGWVAVGNSNHFGAGDYYPLQALPRGLIGWAMTNSPPQVAPLWGAEKMLGTNPLAIAFPALEEPPVVIDLTTSAFAFGKVEHAARQGTSIPEGCAIDRDGRMTTDPHEMLNGGALLPLGSDRERGAHKGYCLGAMVDLLCGPLGGASWGPFAPPFPAHLPPPPRTVGKGVGHLFGAFQVAAFADPEEFGRQVDDWIRTLRATRPAEGTSGPMIPGDPSRRTEQLRRREGIPLIPAVVEALERVARQTGVPLG
- a CDS encoding acyltransferase family protein, with product MAEPAPNGGHHSRGEWRFRPDIEGLRAIAILAVVLYHAGVPNVPAGYLGVDVFFVLSGFLISGILLSEAATGTISLRAFWARRARRLLPAAAVLILAVLAVDAVLASPTERMPHAQSAVAASLYASNILFALRSRLYFGAESGRDPLLHTWSLGVEEQFYLLFAPLVLFLVMRGGAAGLRRRFAVVVGAGTIVSFGLCLAAAREAPAWAFYLLPTRAWEFGAGALCALAVGGRSRGARRWEVVAGLGAAGLIGAMLLDPGGTSLSHPGTATLLPVLATVAIILAGGTGSPPRVSRVLARPSFRLLGRLSYSWYLWHWPALVFLELEVPAASAGLRLAVAAAALLPAALTYALVENPVRYHGAFQRRPGLAIVGAALLTVILSGAACAAGALAERAYRSPRMAAVREAGRKPDREALGCKVLNAPVLARECGTGAGDGPLLVLFGDSHVGHWLPAFIPVAERRGWRLLMVTRGGCTAPSVTVLLRVAPLSGNRDCDAWRAAALRWIASQRPHVVVLSSSRDRTIHVGGDRYLAADSTGDGRRRWAAGLRHTVEQVLPSGARVVVVQDTPLPGFDVPDCIARHLDRPEQCDVPAARAVDHRLARAEREAIAGLQGVSYIDMTPAICGPRVCRVYVDGVIRFRDTDHLSTRFAAALAPRMDAALDGGGLR
- a CDS encoding DUF1579 family protein gives rise to the protein MKGKGRMSYDAGTSATLTAEDERYLETWRQVGQPTEHHKRLSALEGEWEFVTRWYRDAGAEPRESRGTTTVRSVFGGRFLEEQARGTLLDREDYEGRTIIGYDYRRRKFFTAYYDNFQTALIVSEGDWPEGSQTLNLRSSHHVDTLTGTHDGEGADVTIQITGRNRRTLQILEWTPDGHQQYVATEIEYTRVGDASS